AACGAAACATAACGCGAACTATAGAAGAAAGCTAAACCGTAACCATTACACGAACTATAGAAGGAAGCTAAACCTTTAATTTTCTAAAATCTCTGAAACTATGGCAAACACTTCGACAAGGGTCTTGTCAGGGAAATTAAATCGGACGATGAAACCGTACATAAAGATCAATATAGAGAACCAACCAACCAAGGTAAACAGAATAGGAACTAGACAGATTAATCCTGATACTGTCCCTGCGCCAAAGATCAACCACAAATGGTCCTTGCCAAACGTGGGAGACACAAGTTGGCAAATTGCGACAAGGCCAGTGATGGACGACATGGTATACACGAAAACTTCCACAATCTTTCCCAAATAAAGCGTTATAACGCAGATTAAAACGACGCCTAGCATCTCCGACCCTGCCTTATCGACCGGTTCAATATCTTGAGGTGAGTCTCCAGGAGGAGGAGGTGGGCTAATCCCGCACCACATTTCCATGGTTCCTAACAACGCATATTCTATTATAAGAAACTTCCCAATGGATGTAAATGCATATGCAGTTGCGCCTCCCATATTGTTGGCTTTTCCAGTGAGACAAAATATAAGTAGAGATGTAGACATAGCTGCTATGGAACAAAGCAATGTTTTTCCCCAAAACTTTCTACTCCCATACTTGTTTGATATCTCCACTTCTCCAGCCTCCATATCCTCCAATTCACTCGTGGTCATATTATCTATATCTCCCCCTTAAGTTAACCCTCGCTTTGGAAGGTTTAGCCATTATATAAAGAAAAAGAAGATTCCCTTTGAACGGAAACTGAAAAAGAAACAAACTTTTTTTTGTTTGAGATATTGTATTAGATACCCTCAACAAAAAAATCGTCGGTGAGGAAATAAACTAACCCCAAACTTAAATTGGCATTTATCTTTAACCTTAAAAACTAGATTTTGATCCGCGCGGATTTATTTTCCTTTTTTTTTCAATTGACAAATATTTAGCGTCATATTTCATATATTTGTGTTTTATTTTATAAAAGATTTAAACTTTTTATCTTTCTTTATCGTGTTTCATTTTAAATGACTATTTATGTTTAAAAAATTAAACAGTATTTCTTTAATGAATTAAGTTGGTATAACTCTGATAAATTAATTTTATTATGTGGTTAATATTTTTAATAAAAATAATTATATACTTTTAATAAAGATTTATACTTTTCAATGAAAAAATCAGTTTTTTTTTTATGAATGCTTAAATTATATTAAGAAAAAAATAATAATTAAGAATGGTTGGAAAAAAATTATTTGAACTTTGACTCAATGGCCCAAAGGAAAAAAAAGATGTGAGAATTGGATCTGATTTTTTAATCGGTCCAAATGGCCCAAGAGAGATCTGATGTGGACAGTGGGCTTGATCCAAAAAAATGACCCAATATAGATGTGTTATTAATATTACTTGATTGCCCTTAATGAAACATGCAATGTTAGTAAAAAAAAGGGCATGCTAAGGTAAAAAGTACAATAGGATCCTGCTTTAATAGTATAGATAATACACAGAGCGAGAATCTTTGAGCTTTAAACTGACTTTTTACTTTTTTAGAAAACGTTGAAGTATTCAATTTTTTGTTTCCTTGAGAATACGAAAGAACTTGAGAACAACTTCGATAATCAAACCAGTAGTACATTATCTACATGAATAAAATGTAATGGTATTACAAGCATATGCAAGCTTATATATGTGATTGTGTTTGTTCCGTGTGAACCTGAGGACCAATAGAGTTTCGGTTTGGTTTCATTTGAGTTTTAGGTTTTCGGGTTTATGAATTTTAGCTCCGTTCGAATATTATAAAAATTCGATTAAGGATTTAGTCGGGTTTGGTTCATATTTTCCGTTGAATATAATTCAAGGTTTCAGATTTTATTCGAAGTTTAGGTTTCAAAATACTGTTTTGTATTTAGTTAAACTCAAAAACCAAACTTTAGGATAATGACGATAATCTGTAGCACGCGTGGTATTTAATTATACCGTATACATAACTATAATTTTATAAGTTCGGTTTATTTTAGGTTATGTTTTGGTTAAGTTATGAACTTTGGGAGGATAGAGAGAGACGAGCTCCAACTTCTCACTAGAAAAAAGTTACAGAAAATAGTTGACTTACGGTGGCCGGTGGTTTAGCCGCCGGTTACCATTCTCTTTTTTTTTTCTTGTTTTATGTTCCATCTTGTAAGTTTGTTTGTCCGCGGGTATGTTCACTATATTGTCTCTTTCCGGCATCGTTGGCTCTGTTGAGTGTGCATGTCCGGGTTCCGTTCCGGTATTGCACCTTTCTTATGGTGGATGACTGGCTTTCACTCTGGGGCAGTGCCGTCTTCTTCGATGTTGGTCGCCGGTTATCGTATCTGATCGTTTGTAGGTGTACTCGGGAGTTCTCTTTCTCGTGTGTGTGTGTCTTCGTGTTTGGTGGCTTGGCTTTGGATGAGATCTCGACTCAGGTCGATTGATACTCTCCGATGGACGAGCAAAAGCGTAAACGGTGTATGTAACATCCCCGAACCGTTCTAGGCATAGGTCGAACCACCGGCCAACAATCAAACAAGAACATGACCGACGGGCCGGTCAAATATGAACATGACCGACGGGCCGACCGTCTACCAAGGATCGGGAGCGCTACATGACGGGTTAACGACCGATCCGGCCAAGGTCACGAAAAGTGCAATTCGCGACTAGGCCAGGCTGCCCACTAACACGTCCCATCAGACCAAAGCCTAAGGCTTCTCAACCCGTACTCCGATCTGACGTTGTGTTAACTCGGACAAGAAAATACCAGACAACAAGGCATTTACACAAAACATCGCTTTATTTATCTTATATAATATCTGGTTTTCAACACACAAAATATTACACAAGTAGTGGCATGCCAAGAAAGCGAAAGTACATACTTATAGTCTGAAAGCGTCTTAAGCAAAAAAATGCAAATCTACCCCACCCAGCCTAGCCTCCTGCGACCTCTACAAGCTCTCTACTGGTCACCTGAAACAACAACGAGTGAGGAGTGAGTAATCTAGCATTACTCAGCGAGTTACAATCCCCAACTAACAAATACAACCCCTCGCTATCCCACCCCAAACAATCTAAAGCGAGAGGTTCACCTAACAACACAACTCAATAAAAATAACCAATATCAGAAATACGCAGCGGTAAACGATAGCAAGATAACTAGCAATATGCTAATTACTAGCTCATCACCAAAATCAAACTCGACTTAAACCAGGGTTCAATAACCCGAAACACGATATAATATATATAACAAACTCGGGCCCTGGTGACGTTATGTTCCTCCTTCACTATCGGCAATATCCTATCTTCCTACCACAAAGGNNNNNNNNNNNNNNNNNNNNNNNNNNNNNNNNNNNNNNNNNNNNNNNNNNNNNNNNNNNNNNNNNNNNNNNNNNNNNNNNNNNNNNNNNNNNNNNNNNNNNNNNNNNNNNNNNNNNNNNNNNNNNNNNNNNNNNNNNNNNNNNNNNNNNNNNNNNNNNNNNNNNNNNNNNNNNNNNNNNNNNNNNNNNNNNNNNNNNNNNNNNNNNNNNNNNNNNNNNNNNNNNNNNNNNNNNNNNNNNNNNNNNNNNNNNNNNNNNNNNNNNNNNNNNNNNNNNNNNNNNNNNNNNNNNNNNNNNNNNNNNNNNNNNNNNNNNNNNNNNNNNNNNNNNNNNNNNNNNNNNNNNNNNNNNNNNNNNNNNNNNNNNNNNNNNNNNNNNNNNNNNNNNNNNNNNNNNNNNNNNNNNNNNNNNNNNNNNNNNNNNNNNNNNNNNNNNNNNNNNNNNNNNNNNNNNNNNNNNNNNNNNNNNNNNNNNNNNNNNNNNNNNNNNNNNNNNNNNNNNNNNNNNNNNNNNNNNNNNNNNNNNNNNNNNNNNNNNNNNNNNNNNNNNNNNNNNNNNNNNNNNNNNNNNNNNNNNNNNNNNNNNNNNNNNNNNNNNNNNNNNNNNNNNNNNNTTATAACTCACAGTTTTTGGTTGACCGTGGCCTTGACCCCAAACCCGACTTCTGCGATCCGAACCCTTTCTCGACCTTCTCAAGCAGACCCACGTCCAGACTGATCTTTAACTGGTCTCCATCAGAACTGATCTCTCCTCATTTGAACAGAACCTTCTCCATATGCTGACTCAAAATCGGCAGAGTAACTGTTCTCGAAAACTGCCAAAATCGCTCGAAAACTATCGAAACTCGATATTTCTTTCTTTGCTTTCTCTCTCACGTTTTGAACTGACTTTCATGTGTTCTGGATGTGTTCAAATGAGAGGGGCTCGTGGGCTATTTATAGACATAAGCAGCCAATCAAATTCAAGCCGGACGCATGCACGGCGACACCTCGTGCTCCACATGGCTGGCTGCATGTCTCAATCTCATGCAGGATGACACCACGCCCTCTACCTGTCTGAATGCATGGCCTGGATCCATGCAAGGAGACACCTCGTCCTCCACATGTCTGGCCGCATGGCCCGGTCGCATGCATTGCAACACCTCGTGCTTGGCCGTTCCACCTCGTGCTTCTATGTGTCACTCCGCATGCTGTGATCATTTGTACTGCAACAGCTCGTGCTTCCCTTGCCACATACCATGCCAGGCAGTTGTCACCACGTCCTGATCTGATAGATCGAGCCACCTCGAGCTTCTCGGTCCATTCGTCCAATTTTGGCCTTTCCGGTGAATTTTTCGTCCCGCGATCAATCCCAATATTTTTCGACGCCCGTTCTGATGATCTGATTATTTTTAATAAACTCCAAATGAATCCTGACTTGATGAAAAATATTTCTCGAGTTTCCGGCTACTTCGAAAAATTCCATAATACCGAAATTAGGGTTTTTCGCCCAATTTCCGGTCTTCCTTTTGTGCTTCCAAAAGTGTCATGCTTCAAACGTCCTTTGAGTAAATATACCACATTGTCTAACCACTGTCTAGTGGGATACTTGACTCATGGTTGAGACAAAAACAATCTGATCATCCGTGACTCGATCACCCAAAAGATACTCGACCATTTTTTTTATTTTTATTTTTTATGGGTTTATACAGTGTAGCTGATGGAGTCCCAAACTTCCAATATAGTCGTTGGAAGGCTTCGTTGACTGTGGTCTTGTTTCCCGGTTGATTCCGGTGGTTAGCAGCTTTGGTTAGATCGGCGACGACCTTCAGTCGGTGAAGATGGTGGAGGATTGTATCAGCATGTGTCCCTTTTTCCACGTTTATTTTAACACGTTTCATAGTAGGCCTGAGCATTTTAACATGGACCCGAAGATCCGAACCGGAACCGACTCAAAAATACCCGATCCGGAACCGGACCCCATGGTCTGTATATTAGGTTATCAATCTCCAATCCATGGAGTTCGTTCACCCACCCACCAATTTCGAAATCGGTAAAACTACTCATAACGCGACGGCGATCATGAGCACTGTGGTTGCAGGTCACCCAAATTCAGATTCCACCTCTACAACGGTTATGGAGACGGTGAACGGTTCGCACCAGTTCACGATCAAGGGCTACTCTCTAGCCAAAGGCATGGGCCCAGGGAGATACATACAGAGCGACGTCTTCTCAATCGCCGGATACGATTGGGCGATCTACTTCTACCCGGACGGGAAGAACCCTGAGGACAACTCGGCGTACGTCTCTCTCTTCATCGCTTTAGCGAGTGATTCTAGCGACATTAGGGCTTTGTTCGAGCTCACGTTGGTGGATCAGAGTGGTAAAGGGAGGCACAAGGTGCATAGTCACTTTGATCGGACGCTTGAAGGTGGTCCTTATACGCTTAAGTGTAAAGGAAGCATGTGGTGAGTTTCTGGTTTCTTGTAATGGTTTGTGTTCTGTTTGAATTGCATGTTTGTGTTGAAGAAGAGAGCTGTTGTTATTGGTTTCATGTCTATGTCTGAAGCAGTTCTGTAATGTTTTAGAACTATTGTTAGATTTTGGAGACTATAAACATTTTAGTATAATTTTTTTATAAAAGAATTTATAATTTAGGGGCCGCCAAATCTATATTTATATTAGTTCTTTAAAATTTGAGGATTAATGTGAATGTTTCATCCGGCTGGGTCCAGAACCGGCCTTCATTGTTGTTGTTAGTTTCATGTCTGAATCACTTCTGTAATGTTTGTTTATCTTCTACTTGAATTGCATGTATGTGTTGCAGAAGGGAAATGTTTTAATTGGTTACATGTCTGAATCACTTCTGCAGTGTTTATCTTCTGTTTTAATTGCTGCTGAAGAAAGGAACTGTTGTTAATGTTTTAATGGCCGAAGCACTTCTGTAATGTTTATCTTTTTCTTGAATTGCATTTTGGTGTTGTAGAAGGGAACTTTTGTTATTGGTTTCATGTCCTAAACACTTCAGAACTAGAGAGCATTATGCATGTGTTCTGTAATTACATAGTTTAACTCGTCGTCTGCATCATTTGTTGAGTTCTTCTAGTGAGATATTTCCATTGAACTACATCACGTAGTTACAGAACGATGAGATCTCCTTCTAACATGATTAATCATAACGAGTTTCAGGGGTTACAAACGCTTTTTAAGAAGAACAGCTTTAGAAGCCTCTGACTACTTAAAGGATGATTCTCTCGTCATCAATTGTACCGTTGGTGTTGTCAGAGCCAGGCTCGAGGGTCCGAAACAGTTTGGCATTGTGCTGCCCTCGTCTGATATGGGTCAGGGATTGAAAGACTTGCTAGATTCTGAAGTTGGCTGCGACATAGCTTTCCAAGTCGGAGATGAGACTTACAAAGCTCACAAACTCATCCTCGCAGCACGCTCGCCGGTTTTTAGAGCTCAGTTCTATGGACCAATTGGGAATAACAACGTGGAGAGGATAGTGATAGAGGACATCGAGCCATCTATCTTTAAGGTAATGTTATGTTCAAATAGCACATTGTGGATGGATAGTTTTACTGACTTGGATTGTGGAGATTTTTGTAGGCTATGCTTAGCTTCATCTACACCGATGTACTCCCTGATGTGCACGAGATTACGGGGTCAGCTTCTGCGAGTTTAATCACGAACATGATACAGCATCTCTTGGCGGCTGCTGACCTCTATGACCTTGGAAGGTTAAAGGTGTTATGTGAAGTTTTTCTGTGTGAGAAACTAAATGTTGATAATGTGGCAACAACACTTGCACTGGCTGAACAGCACCAACTGTCAGAGCTCAAAGCCTTCTGCTTAAAATTTGTTACATCTCCAGGAAACTTGCGAGGTGAGTGTTGCATATATATTGAGTTTCATTTTTGTTTTCCAGTCTGCATTTTTATATGCCTATGTCGTATATATATCAGGTTTATACATACTACTAATGCTGTAAGCTTTGTTTGAGAGTGCTGCCATGAAATTTTTGTTAATAACCTACTTGTATTTTGGGAAGCAATAGGTAATTGAGAGAACAATGAAGTAGTCCATATGTTATAAAGATTCCAGATGAAATTTAAGCCTTTTTGTTTCTCTCGTATAATGATCATCTGGTTCTGTGTGTTTTCTTTGATCCGGTGTATATATTGGCATGTGGTGCTTGTTCCAATAATGTGTAATGTATTATTATTTATCGAAGTTATGTGAGCTAATTCGTTATTTTTGTGTATTTTACTTATAGTTTATCTTGCTAGTCTACTGAAATTTCTAGTTTCTTGTCTTATGTTCAATTTCGATATAGGAGACTCGATGTTTGATTAGACGGCCTGAAGTTTATCGTCCTCAATTAGGTGCGAAAATTATTTATTTTTTTCGACGAGTTTTGTAGACCAACCAGTTTAAAGTCTACAATGCCTAGGCATATGGGTAACTTATCTTTGCACTCTGGAAGATAGAGATGTTTAAGGAATGTCCTGGTCTTAATGTTTTTTTTTATTTCCTGGTCTTAATGTTGAGTTTCAGCAAGTGCTGGTATTCACATCTAAAAGACAGTACATACATTTGCTGAACTTGACTGAAACCAGTAGATATATGTATAATTTTTTTCCAAATATGGTGAACTTTTTTATTATGTTTCAAAGATATTATCCCTGAAGAGAATCCAGTAAAAAACTAAAAAGTAGGTGATGTGTGTGTGCTGGTGCAGCTGTAATGAAGTCTGAAGGGTTCAAGCACTTGAGCCAGAGCTGTCCCTCTATGTTGTCTGAGCTGCTGAGCACGGTTGCAGCAGGGGATAAGATCTTGACGAGTGAACAAGCTAGCAAGAAAAGAAGTCTGTGTAGTAGTGTGTTAGCCTATGATACAAATGCTGCGAGGCAACTGAGGAGGAGGACATAGGGGTCCGATCCAAATGCAATGGAACTTTTCGCAGGTCAGCTTACTTTTACTGATCTGGAAGCAAAGCAGACACCGAATCTGGTTTTGCTAGAGTTTTATTGCAATGGAATAATTTGTTCCTAGTATGTCAACTGTAGTATAAAGTGTTTAGGCAAAAGACCTCTCTTTTTCTTTGTCCTTCTTTAAGTTCTCTTCAGTTTTTGAACTTGGCTTTGTGTGATTATTAGAAGCATATGCTATGCACTCTTAATTAACAGTCTTATGAAAGGGAGAAATGTTTAACTGTTACCAAAGGCCATAACACTTGAAAGTGAAGAAGTTAAAGTAACTTAGCAAGGACAATTCCATAGATCGTGTTTCAAATAAATACACACTAATACTCTGTATAATTCGGTAATTATCCCCTTGACATCTCCATTACTGTTGCTTCCTGGTGAAAACAACATATTTTGTCATAATTTGTAAATGAAGACCAAATTAAAAACAAAAGCAAAATGTGCTCATAAAACTTCTATATATTATTCAGATGTCTCTTTGAAGTAGTATAGTTACTTATTGGAAAGAAAAAGCTCTATCCATTTCTTCTTATAAAATCTCTAAATTAAATTCCTAACTAAAACCTTAAACCCTTAATTACCTTCTCTAAGAAAAAAAAACTCTTAAATCATTCCTAAAAGTCACATTCTATTTCAAAAGCCCTAGTCCTTATCCTCCCCTTTGAAGACAATCTTTGAGATCGTCTCACTCAACTGTCTCGCTACAGGATGCCTAGTGGAGTCAATAGCGACACAAATCTCACGAGTCACCTTGTGCCTAAACATGAAAACTGTGAGAAAATCGCAATACATACTGAGCTTATACACTTTCACAAACGTGTTCCATCCTGACATCAACACAGGCGTCTTCTCATTCCACATTTTGAACATCATCTCATGAGCCTTCCCGTCTGGTCCGTAAACCGAAACCCTAGTCCCCTCTTTCCCAAGCAGAGTATCCGATTCTTCAAGAAGAGGCAAAAAGTTCTTGTCCACTTGCACCTTTCTTAGCATTAGCCTGTTTTGATCTCCCTTCACGTCGCTCTTTGTTAACTGCTTCCTTATCGGTTTGCTGCATCGTCCCAACACTGCCGTGGTCGCTTCCGGTAGATTTTTTGGTGGATCGCTGGTCCATCGGAGGAGTAAGTCTAGGGTTTCTTCCGTATCATCCTTGATGATTTTCTTCTTCTTACCATCTTGGATTCTGTCGCGCAAGAACATGAAGTGGCTTAAAGCAAAAGCAGCAGTAACCATCTCGTCCTGTTCTTGTCTCTTTTTTTCTTCTTCTGGAGTTAGTCTTTTTCTTTTTGCTTCCATCGTTGAAGTCGCCATGATATCTCTGTTTGTGTCAGCTGAAGATACCTTGAAATGCAAGGTTTCTAGGGCTTTCTCTTTTATTTTCTCGCTTGTGAAATTAGTAAATCAATTCCTTTATATACCCACTTACAAAATAGACCTGTATAAAATATCAATAGCTTGTAGCAGCCCAGAAAAAATCTTGTTTTGAGGCCCAAAGTCCATTTATTTGTTTAAAACAATTTTATACAATTATATAATGATGTAATCAGGAGCCGTGCGAGACAAGGTCCTGACTCCTAACAAGAGAAAGAAGGGAGGAATACTCTTCAAATAAATTAGTTCCGTGGAAGCACCGTAGCCTATTGGTTAAAGTTTAAAGGATTTTACACCCAAGTAATCTCAGACTATGCAATTTCTTGCAAATTACAGAAAATCTAAGTTTCAAGTCCCGAATAGAGCGATTTATTAAACAATTATACAGACTACGCAGGAAAAAAGACTTACAAGGAATCTTCAACATGGTGCAAGTAAATCTAGTCAGACGTGGATCTTCATAGGACGGCTCAGATGATGCAGTTATGCGTAGGTCCTCATAAGGCAGATAGTCGAATCGTATATGTAATCTTTCTCATATCATAATTATAATATCATAATAAATCAGCGTTAAAAAAAGATAAATTACTTCTATAAATATTTGATTGTGTTAAATTACATATAAATACGGCTCGTAGAAGAAATAAAAGAATCTATGGGAAAATGTCGGTGGGTTTAAGCTGAAATCAAGGGGCTGGCTAACTCTTTACTTCTTGATATTGATTTGGTGTATTTCCACTTCTTCTTTTGGTACCTTTTCACATCTATTTGTAATCATTTGACTTTCCTATATTGTTATTACATGTATATTTTAAAAATGGTATGGTATTGTTATCGTGTTACCGCGGCTCTCTGCGTTTGCTGCGCGTTTGATGGTAGCGTGTATACGTCAGAAATGAAGTGTCTGCCTTTACCATTCGATCTGTTGTCAAACGTAGCTTTTATTCATAAATCAATTTATGCATACCTAACAGATATCATATGAAGAGAGAAAAACACGATACGATATCTGTACTCTGTAGTTTGATTCCGCTCTTGGCCACCGAAGATTTACGTGTAATCTACAGATTAGTCGGTTCTACTAAATGTGGACCGAAAATTGTGGTTAATCAAAATATATTAGATTTGTATACTCTTTTATCTTAAAATATTTGAACTTATTTATTGCAGATTTTTGGATTTTACTTTGGTT
The DNA window shown above is from Brassica oleracea var. oleracea cultivar TO1000 chromosome C3, BOL, whole genome shotgun sequence and carries:
- the LOC106328308 gene encoding BTB/POZ and MATH domain-containing protein 3-like isoform X2, yielding MEFVHPPTNFEIGKTTHNATAIMSTVVAGHPNSDSTSTTVMETVNGSHQFTIKGYSLAKGMGPGRYIQSDVFSIAGYDWAIYFYPDGKNPEDNSAYVSLFIALASDSSDIRALFELTLVDQSGKGRHKVHSHFDRTLEGGPYTLKCKGSMWGYKRFLRRTALEASDYLKDDSLVINCTVGVVRARLEGPKQFGIVLPSSDMGQGLKDLLDSEVGCDIAFQVGDETYKAHKLILAARSPVFRAQFYGPIGNNNVERIVIEDIEPSIFKAMLSFIYTDVLPDVHEITGSASASLITNMIQHLLAAADLYDLGRLKVLCEVFLCEKLNVDNVATTLALAEQHQLSELKAFCLKFVTSPGNLRGDSMFD
- the LOC106328308 gene encoding BTB/POZ and MATH domain-containing protein 3-like isoform X1, translated to MEFVHPPTNFEIGKTTHNATAIMSTVVAGHPNSDSTSTTVMETVNGSHQFTIKGYSLAKGMGPGRYIQSDVFSIAGYDWAIYFYPDGKNPEDNSAYVSLFIALASDSSDIRALFELTLVDQSGKGRHKVHSHFDRTLEGGPYTLKCKGSMWGYKRFLRRTALEASDYLKDDSLVINCTVGVVRARLEGPKQFGIVLPSSDMGQGLKDLLDSEVGCDIAFQVGDETYKAHKLILAARSPVFRAQFYGPIGNNNVERIVIEDIEPSIFKAMLSFIYTDVLPDVHEITGSASASLITNMIQHLLAAADLYDLGRLKVLCEVFLCEKLNVDNVATTLALAEQHQLSELKAFCLKFVTSPGNLRAVMKSEGFKHLSQSCPSMLSELLSTVAAGDKILTSEQASKKRSLCSSVLAYDTNAARQLRRRT
- the LOC106334124 gene encoding putative B3 domain-containing protein At4g03160; its protein translation is MVTAAFALSHFMFLRDRIQDGKKKKIIKDDTEETLDLLLRWTSDPPKNLPEATTAVLGRCSKPIRKQLTKSDVKGDQNRLMLRKVQVDKNFLPLLEESDTLLGKEGTRVSVYGPDGKAHEMMFKMWNEKTPVLMSGWNTFVKVYKLSMYCDFLTVFMFRHKVTREICVAIDSTRHPVARQLSETISKIVFKGEDKD